A region from the Phycisphaerales bacterium genome encodes:
- a CDS encoding aquaporin yields MNPIARGSIAEFVGAFALTFVGAGAIIVNQIISGGGLLPIAIAHGLTLAVMVSATMHISGGQINPAVSIALAVIGKQDPRRAAAFVASQVLGAVIAALLLKAVFTPTHADAVNAARLGATLGGLGMSSGAILVLEIVATFFLMFVVIGTAVDSRGVGKGAMIGGFGIGLTIAADILAFGPATGASMNPARSFGPALIGGYWDIHWVYWLGPIIGATLAALVWQFGIGLKDGK; encoded by the coding sequence ATGAACCCGATAGCCAGAGGCTCGATTGCTGAATTCGTCGGAGCGTTCGCACTGACCTTCGTCGGCGCGGGCGCGATCATCGTCAACCAGATCATCTCCGGCGGCGGGCTGCTGCCCATCGCCATCGCGCACGGCCTGACCCTGGCCGTCATGGTCTCCGCCACCATGCACATCTCGGGCGGCCAGATCAACCCTGCCGTCTCCATCGCCCTGGCGGTCATCGGCAAACAGGATCCCAGGCGGGCCGCAGCCTTCGTCGCCAGCCAGGTGCTCGGCGCCGTCATCGCGGCACTTCTGCTCAAAGCCGTGTTCACTCCGACACACGCCGACGCAGTCAATGCGGCCCGGCTCGGCGCCACGCTCGGCGGGCTGGGGATGAGTTCGGGCGCCATTCTCGTGCTCGAGATCGTCGCCACGTTCTTTCTCATGTTTGTCGTCATCGGCACGGCCGTGGACAGCCGCGGTGTGGGCAAGGGAGCGATGATCGGCGGATTCGGGATCGGCCTGACCATCGCCGCCGACATCCTCGCCTTCGGCCCCGCGACCGGCGCCTCAATGAACCCCGCGCGCAGTTTCGGCCCGGCGCTCATCGGCGGCTACTGGGACATCCACTGGGTCTACTGGCTCGGCCCCATCATTGGCGCCACCCTCGCCGCCCTCGTCTGGCAGTTCGGCATCGGACTCAAAGACGGGAAGTAA
- a CDS encoding CHASE2 domain-containing protein: MARLLGSGSGRGSLMPWLVGSLLAAVTAYMLTVPMWSDRAEGLASDFLFRFGRLNPPRASDRIVHVDIDDSSLESFGRWPWKRSLIGKAITTIDSYGPSVIALDLLFDERTLDEPEQDRALVNAIREARAQTIVAIKFPSVGEQIGPLWRGPEGAAALRGVIDGLKQNIYIDPPSLMERAGLDEIRAQRVNDRFQSFRELAVEEAALELTGRGPLTVEAVLDHMAPRDAPGVRDRGLERLIRKVVDRINVTRTIAPQMPELGISGVVRLAEAIEVPVMEIATAATHPGFVTTETDRDGAVRRVPPVIGFGGRLYPQLGVAAAMAHQRLTAEDIRVDESSIRIGQSVLPVNEGRSLIAWPRTEDGSPPLNLLSGHMAHASQNAALGLLRQAETDPPTFGHVAIGVLIDLDEKLTAIRAKREEYESIARELADAFLGVDRFAPEDWTQSEKRAAIDAELLDQVLFVLGSTPEGRPRPPGPSATSEEIALWRWYQMHDNIDREQRELFSARDRLTQMLRGKIVFVGWVTTGSLSDVYPTAAGPLTPGVVVNAMMANMVLTGEAFSEAPLWVGALLTFALGSFAAFVAGMRSIRPLLGLLLAAVIALGYLVVNAFLFFDASHQFVPLATPMTGIAVGLFGSTFSRGLNERRERSRLTRQFGNRIHRRLFQYLLEHPDVIDMSGSQREVTCLFGDLAGFTSVSETMDSRSTVAILNKYMGSMNALLTDHEAYVNKFLGDGLMAFWGAFEEDASHADRAVRAAIACVQRVEELNLDAMRSGEPRLTMRFGLSSGLVTVGDCGAPPEFSDFTVIGDSVNLAARLESANKQFGTSILINGRTNEMIGPDILRRPIGLVTVVGQSKPVELFEVLPVEPGTDDEELISLIEATAQAVRLYRDRRLDEARSAWEQLVAEHGQSRLCALYLREIARFTANAEELFDGVIHLESK, translated from the coding sequence ATGGCTCGACTGCTCGGTTCCGGCTCCGGACGCGGCTCGCTCATGCCGTGGCTGGTCGGCTCGCTGCTCGCCGCCGTCACGGCCTACATGCTCACCGTTCCCATGTGGAGCGACCGGGCAGAGGGCCTGGCGAGCGACTTCCTCTTCCGCTTCGGCCGCCTCAACCCGCCGCGCGCCAGCGACCGCATCGTCCACGTGGATATCGACGACAGTTCGCTCGAGTCCTTCGGCCGCTGGCCCTGGAAGCGCTCGCTCATCGGTAAAGCGATCACGACGATCGACTCGTACGGCCCGAGCGTCATCGCCCTCGATCTCCTCTTCGACGAGCGCACGCTCGACGAGCCCGAGCAGGATCGCGCCCTGGTCAACGCCATCCGCGAGGCCAGGGCACAGACGATTGTCGCGATCAAATTCCCCTCGGTTGGCGAGCAGATCGGGCCGCTGTGGCGCGGTCCGGAAGGCGCTGCAGCGCTGCGAGGCGTCATCGACGGCCTCAAGCAAAACATCTACATCGACCCGCCTTCGCTCATGGAGCGGGCCGGCCTCGACGAAATCCGCGCGCAGCGCGTCAACGACCGCTTCCAGTCCTTTCGCGAACTCGCCGTGGAGGAAGCGGCGCTCGAACTCACCGGCAGAGGGCCGCTGACGGTGGAAGCCGTGCTCGATCACATGGCTCCGCGCGACGCGCCGGGCGTGCGCGACCGCGGCCTCGAGCGCCTGATTCGCAAAGTCGTGGACCGCATTAACGTCACGCGCACCATCGCGCCGCAGATGCCCGAACTGGGAATCTCCGGCGTGGTGCGCCTTGCCGAGGCGATCGAAGTGCCCGTCATGGAGATCGCCACCGCCGCGACTCACCCGGGCTTCGTCACGACTGAGACCGATCGCGACGGGGCGGTGCGCCGCGTGCCGCCGGTCATCGGCTTCGGCGGCCGGCTGTATCCCCAACTCGGCGTGGCCGCGGCGATGGCGCACCAGCGCCTCACCGCCGAAGACATTCGCGTCGATGAATCGTCCATTCGCATCGGGCAGTCGGTTTTGCCAGTCAACGAGGGCCGCTCGCTCATCGCCTGGCCGCGCACCGAAGACGGCTCGCCGCCGCTCAACCTGCTATCGGGGCACATGGCGCACGCCTCGCAGAACGCGGCGCTGGGCCTGCTGCGCCAGGCCGAGACCGACCCACCGACGTTCGGCCACGTCGCCATAGGCGTGCTCATTGACCTCGACGAGAAACTCACCGCCATCAGGGCCAAGCGCGAAGAATACGAGTCCATCGCGCGCGAACTGGCCGACGCCTTTCTCGGCGTCGATCGCTTCGCTCCCGAAGACTGGACGCAAAGCGAGAAGCGAGCCGCCATCGACGCCGAACTGCTCGACCAGGTGCTGTTCGTGCTCGGTTCCACGCCCGAGGGCCGGCCCCGGCCGCCCGGACCCAGCGCCACGTCGGAGGAGATCGCCCTCTGGCGCTGGTACCAGATGCACGACAACATCGATCGCGAACAGCGCGAGCTGTTCTCCGCCCGCGATCGACTCACCCAAATGCTGCGCGGCAAGATTGTTTTCGTCGGCTGGGTGACCACCGGCTCGCTCAGCGACGTCTACCCGACCGCAGCCGGCCCGCTCACGCCCGGCGTCGTCGTCAACGCGATGATGGCCAACATGGTCCTCACGGGCGAGGCGTTCTCCGAGGCGCCGCTCTGGGTCGGCGCGCTGCTCACCTTCGCGCTCGGCTCGTTCGCCGCGTTCGTCGCGGGCATGCGCTCCATCCGGCCGCTGCTGGGCCTGCTGCTGGCGGCGGTGATCGCGCTGGGCTATCTCGTGGTCAACGCGTTTCTCTTCTTTGACGCGAGCCATCAGTTTGTGCCCCTGGCCACGCCGATGACGGGCATTGCCGTAGGCCTGTTCGGCTCCACGTTCTCGCGCGGGCTGAACGAGCGGCGCGAGCGGTCGCGCCTCACGCGGCAGTTCGGCAACCGCATCCACCGCCGCCTCTTTCAATACCTGCTCGAACATCCCGACGTCATCGACATGAGCGGTTCGCAGCGCGAAGTGACGTGCCTCTTTGGCGATCTGGCCGGCTTCACCAGTGTCTCGGAAACCATGGACTCGCGCTCCACCGTCGCGATCCTCAACAAGTACATGGGCAGCATGAACGCCCTGCTCACGGACCACGAGGCGTACGTGAACAAGTTCCTCGGCGACGGCCTCATGGCCTTCTGGGGCGCCTTCGAGGAAGACGCGTCGCACGCCGACCGCGCTGTGCGCGCTGCCATCGCCTGCGTGCAGCGCGTCGAAGAGCTGAACCTCGACGCCATGCGCAGCGGCGAGCCGCGCCTCACCATGCGCTTCGGCCTCTCGTCAGGGCTCGTCACCGTCGGCGACTGCGGCGCGCCGCCCGAGTTCAGCGACTTCACCGTCATCGGCGACTCCGTCAACCTCGCCGCCCGCCTCGAGTCGGCCAACAAGCAGTTCGGCACGTCCATTCTCATCAACGGCCGCACCAACGAGATGATCGGCCCGGACATCCTCCGCCGGCCCATCGGGCTCGTCACCGTGGTCGGCCAGTCCAAGCCCGTCGAACTCTTCGAAGTCCTCCCCGTCGAACCCGGCACCGACGACGAGGAACTCATCTCGCTCATCGAAGCGACCGCGCAGGCCGTGCGGCTCTACCGTGACCGCCGGCTCGACGAGGCCAGGTCTGCATGGGAGCAGCTCGTCGCCGAGCACGGCCAGTCGCGACTGTGCGCGCTCTATCTGCGGGAGATTGCCCGGTTTACGGCTAACGCGGAAGAACTCTTCGACGGCGTGATTCATCTCGAAAGCAAGTGA
- a CDS encoding alginate export family protein produces MRLRWVVMGLAGAAVATGPQSTAWAQDTETFERLERTLRDIEMSRQAGAADLEIAESGRLLLGGYTTFGFIASDDASSNTRILRQSDTKLWADFSMAGHQAYGRLRFNYLDFNSGDSFDGRGDNLEEPIADRYWYRFDYRTARMADAGERPDDNFWFQGGRQFVNWGSGLALSEVLYSAQAGLELHNLEVMGLIGLTPSTGPIDFDSSRPGYDTDVDRKFMGVMFTYTGLDRHRPYLFFLDQQDRNERDSRTILLLGTPFPTRYHYDSRYLGVGSSGEITSELFYQAEFVYEFGQSLSSSISPFAAPVAQTEESIRAWAGDARLIYAPRWGRPNGVRLDWEIVAASGDDDRQHTSNTFGGNLSGTDDRAFNSLGYANTGLVLGPNVSNLLSMRMGASATPWRGQGVFDKMRIGVDGYLLHKLDSAAPVSFTTTAGERFLGAELDFFVDWQIYSDLSLDLRYGLFIPGDAMPAGSDDERHFFYAGLNYAF; encoded by the coding sequence ATGAGGCTGCGATGGGTGGTGATGGGTCTGGCCGGCGCGGCGGTTGCAACCGGCCCGCAATCCACGGCCTGGGCCCAGGACACAGAGACGTTCGAGCGCCTCGAGCGCACGCTGCGCGACATCGAGATGTCGCGCCAGGCCGGCGCTGCGGACCTCGAGATCGCCGAGTCGGGCCGGCTGCTGCTGGGCGGCTACACCACCTTTGGATTCATCGCCAGCGACGACGCGAGCAGCAACACGCGGATCCTCCGCCAGAGCGACACCAAACTCTGGGCCGACTTCTCCATGGCCGGGCACCAGGCTTACGGCCGGCTGCGTTTCAACTACCTCGACTTCAACTCCGGCGACAGTTTCGACGGGCGCGGCGACAACCTCGAAGAGCCCATCGCCGACCGCTACTGGTACCGCTTCGACTACCGCACCGCGCGCATGGCCGACGCCGGCGAGCGGCCCGATGACAACTTCTGGTTCCAGGGCGGGCGGCAGTTCGTAAATTGGGGCTCGGGCCTGGCGCTGAGCGAAGTGCTCTACTCGGCGCAGGCGGGGCTCGAACTTCACAACCTCGAAGTCATGGGCCTGATCGGCCTCACGCCCTCCACCGGACCGATCGACTTTGACAGTTCGCGCCCGGGCTACGACACCGACGTCGATCGCAAGTTCATGGGCGTGATGTTCACCTACACCGGCCTGGACCGCCACCGGCCCTATCTCTTCTTCCTCGATCAGCAGGATCGCAACGAACGCGACAGCCGAACGATCCTGCTGCTGGGCACGCCCTTTCCGACGCGGTACCACTACGACTCGCGCTATCTCGGCGTGGGCAGCAGCGGCGAGATCACTTCTGAACTGTTCTACCAGGCGGAGTTCGTGTACGAATTCGGCCAGTCGCTCAGCAGCAGCATTTCGCCCTTCGCCGCGCCGGTGGCGCAGACGGAAGAGTCAATCCGCGCGTGGGCGGGCGATGCGCGGCTCATCTACGCGCCGCGCTGGGGCCGGCCCAACGGGGTGCGGCTCGACTGGGAAATCGTCGCGGCCTCCGGCGATGACGATCGCCAGCACACCTCCAACACCTTCGGCGGCAACCTGAGCGGCACCGACGATCGCGCCTTCAATTCGCTGGGCTACGCCAACACCGGACTCGTCCTCGGGCCCAACGTCTCCAACCTCCTGTCGATGCGCATGGGCGCCAGCGCCACGCCGTGGCGCGGCCAGGGTGTCTTCGACAAGATGCGCATCGGCGTGGACGGTTACCTGCTGCACAAACTCGACTCCGCAGCGCCCGTCAGTTTCACCACGACCGCCGGCGAGCGGTTTCTCGGCGCTGAACTCGACTTCTTCGTGGACTGGCAGATCTACAGCGACCTGTCGCTCGATCTGCGCTACGGCCTGTTCATTCCCGGCGACGCCATGCCCGCCGGCAGCGACGACGAGCGCCACTTCTTCTACGCGGGGTTGAACTATGCGTTCTGA
- a CDS encoding metal ABC transporter permease produces the protein MNLSHLLEPFQYGFMVQAMLVAALIGAACAVLSCYLVLKGWSLMGDAVSHAVLPGVVLAYIVGLPLGLGAFAAGMVCAASTGWIKNHSRIKEDTIMGVVFTGLFALGIVLFTKIHTDVHLNHILFGSLLGIERHDLIQAIVSAGLTFAIVVVKRRDLVLYLFDPNQARAVGLNTTFVHYLLLALLSGTVVAALQAVGIILTVAMLVTPGCIAHLLSDRFDRMLLIAGGSAVASSVAGTYVSYFLNGETGACIVLVQSLIFVAAMVGSPKYGLIARRLMMRRVGDSGAGAG, from the coding sequence ATGAACCTCAGCCACCTGCTCGAACCTTTTCAGTACGGCTTCATGGTTCAGGCCATGCTCGTGGCGGCGCTGATCGGCGCCGCGTGCGCCGTGCTGTCGTGTTATCTCGTGCTCAAGGGGTGGTCGCTCATGGGCGACGCGGTGTCGCACGCGGTGCTGCCGGGCGTGGTGCTGGCGTACATCGTCGGGCTGCCGCTGGGGCTGGGCGCGTTTGCCGCGGGGATGGTCTGCGCTGCTTCGACGGGCTGGATCAAGAACCACAGCCGTATCAAGGAAGACACCATCATGGGCGTGGTGTTCACCGGCCTGTTTGCGCTGGGCATCGTGCTCTTCACCAAGATCCACACCGACGTGCATCTCAACCACATTCTCTTCGGCAGCCTGCTGGGCATTGAGCGCCACGATCTCATCCAGGCCATCGTTTCGGCGGGACTGACGTTCGCCATCGTCGTGGTCAAGCGGCGCGACCTCGTGCTGTATCTCTTCGACCCCAACCAGGCGCGGGCGGTCGGGCTGAATACGACGTTCGTTCACTATCTTCTGCTGGCGCTGCTGAGCGGCACGGTGGTGGCGGCGCTGCAGGCGGTGGGCATCATCCTCACCGTGGCCATGCTCGTTACGCCCGGCTGCATCGCGCACCTGCTCAGCGATCGTTTCGACCGGATGCTGCTCATCGCCGGCGGCAGCGCGGTGGCGAGTTCAGTCGCGGGAACATATGTAAGCTACTTTCTCAATGGAGAGACGGGCGCGTGCATCGTACTGGTGCAGTCGCTGATCTTCGTTGCCGCCATGGTGGGCTCGCCCAAGTACGGCTTGATCGCCCGCCGGCTCATGATGCGCCGCGTGGGCGACTCGGGCGCCGGGGCCGGTTGA
- a CDS encoding metal ABC transporter permease: protein MIETLLTPLHYEYMVKAILVSGFIGGVCALLSCYVTLKGWSLMGDALSHAIVPGVVLAYLAGLPFAAGAFVSGLLAAGTMGFIKSRTRIREDAVIGIVFTTYFAAGVLLISLYPSNISLKTIVLGNILGIANRDIIQSLAISAATLVVLAVKWKDLLLFVFDPAQAKAVGLNTGLLHVMLLTLLAATAVAALQAVGACLVVAMLVTPGATAYLLTDRFGRMMGLAAAMGVTTSMLGAYASYFLDGSTGGCIVVLQTVLFLAALVFAPVHGVLAGRWKARASAQSTLASQPGGELSAGADAL from the coding sequence ATGATCGAGACGCTGCTTACGCCGCTGCACTACGAGTACATGGTCAAGGCGATCCTGGTCAGCGGATTCATCGGCGGCGTGTGCGCGCTGCTGTCGTGCTACGTCACGCTCAAGGGCTGGTCGCTCATGGGCGATGCGCTGTCGCACGCGATCGTGCCCGGCGTGGTGTTGGCGTATCTCGCGGGCCTGCCGTTCGCAGCCGGCGCGTTTGTCAGCGGCCTGCTCGCGGCGGGGACGATGGGGTTTATCAAGTCGCGCACGCGCATCCGCGAGGATGCGGTCATCGGCATTGTGTTCACGACGTATTTCGCGGCGGGGGTGCTGCTCATCTCGCTGTATCCCAGCAACATCAGCCTGAAGACGATTGTCCTGGGCAACATTCTCGGCATCGCCAACCGCGACATCATCCAGTCGCTGGCGATCTCCGCGGCCACGCTTGTGGTGCTGGCGGTCAAATGGAAGGACCTGCTGCTGTTCGTGTTCGACCCGGCGCAGGCCAAGGCGGTCGGGTTGAACACGGGCCTGCTGCACGTGATGCTGCTTACGCTGCTTGCCGCCACGGCGGTGGCGGCGCTGCAGGCGGTGGGGGCGTGCCTGGTCGTGGCGATGCTCGTGACGCCAGGCGCGACGGCCTACCTGCTGACGGATCGGTTCGGGCGAATGATGGGCCTGGCCGCGGCGATGGGCGTGACGACGTCGATGCTCGGCGCCTATGCGAGTTACTTTCTCGACGGCTCGACGGGTGGGTGCATCGTCGTGCTGCAGACGGTGCTGTTTCTGGCGGCGCTGGTCTTTGCCCCGGTCCACGGCGTGCTGGCGGGGCGATGGAAGGCCCGCGCTTCGGCGCAATCCACTCTGGCGAGCCAGCCGGGCGGCGAACTGTCCGCAGGAGCCGATGCGCTATGA
- a CDS encoding Fe(2+)-trafficking protein yields MDASERIAQFRNMAEADPTNEMAHFSLGNALLQAGQAKEAAQSFQRCIELQPEMSKAYQLAGQALVAAGDSSAAAGILTSGYKVAARRGDLMPRNAIAELLRKIGAPVPVVKDAPPEPEIPQGAFICQRTGRPGTQMDKPPFRGPLGQHIYETISKETWQQWVGQGTKVINELRLDLSRDEHAKVYDQHMIEFLGLEEFVASQRQ; encoded by the coding sequence ATGGACGCATCTGAACGCATCGCGCAATTTCGCAACATGGCTGAGGCCGATCCGACCAATGAGATGGCCCACTTCAGCCTCGGCAACGCCTTGCTCCAGGCGGGGCAGGCGAAAGAGGCCGCCCAGTCGTTTCAGCGGTGCATCGAACTCCAGCCGGAGATGAGCAAGGCCTATCAACTCGCGGGCCAGGCGCTCGTCGCGGCCGGCGACTCCTCCGCCGCGGCCGGCATCCTCACCAGCGGCTACAAGGTCGCGGCCCGGCGCGGCGATCTCATGCCCCGCAACGCCATCGCCGAGTTGCTCCGCAAGATCGGCGCGCCCGTCCCCGTGGTCAAGGATGCCCCGCCCGAGCCCGAAATCCCGCAAGGAGCCTTCATCTGCCAGCGCACCGGCCGGCCAGGCACACAGATGGACAAGCCCCCCTTCCGCGGCCCGCTGGGCCAGCACATCTACGAGACCATCTCAAAGGAGACCTGGCAGCAGTGGGTCGGCCAGGGCACCAAGGTCATCAATGAACTGCGCCTCGATCTCTCGCGCGATGAGCACGCCAAGGTCTACGACCAGCACATGATCGAGTTCCTCGGCCTCGAGGAGTTCGTCGCCTCGCAGCGCCAGTAG
- a CDS encoding FecR domain-containing protein, whose translation MMMRTQLRLALLCLLVFAIAAGRAGAQEQPPAAPEAPESAEQPQVLDDQPIAYTIREGDTFESIAEKWYGNREFASAIAEANPDVDAQNLVVGAVITLPRIDLGDQLARIEPLPEGEVKILQAVVMKVEGTAQWRPDVQSPWKNAAINDVIATGSEIRTGSDSTLTLRIGMNASMLIDRISRITLPEMIQAGDTLRTRVTMQYGLADVKVDHVGLSNDFEIKTPSATLAVKGTGWRIVWDGIDGFRAFGVPTNRIRAIEIEYINSIKVALTADDASSGQHQLPSLNAFAHTYFLPLAGAVSPEEVPFLTMVVSHGQHLIRDLGLDESFGREGFEGTLQEFTEQGRGGGSGCGCQFEGN comes from the coding sequence ATGATGATGCGCACCCAACTTCGACTCGCTCTGCTGTGCCTGCTCGTGTTCGCCATAGCCGCCGGTCGCGCCGGCGCGCAGGAGCAGCCACCTGCGGCGCCCGAAGCGCCCGAGTCGGCTGAGCAACCGCAGGTGCTCGACGATCAGCCGATCGCCTACACCATTCGCGAAGGCGACACATTTGAATCGATCGCGGAGAAGTGGTACGGCAACCGCGAATTCGCTTCCGCAATCGCCGAGGCCAATCCGGATGTCGACGCGCAGAACCTCGTCGTCGGCGCCGTGATCACTCTGCCGCGCATCGATCTTGGCGACCAGTTGGCCAGGATCGAGCCGCTGCCCGAGGGGGAAGTGAAGATCCTCCAGGCCGTCGTGATGAAGGTGGAGGGCACAGCCCAGTGGCGGCCGGATGTGCAGTCGCCGTGGAAGAACGCGGCGATCAATGACGTGATCGCCACGGGCAGTGAGATCCGCACCGGCTCCGATTCAACCCTCACCCTGCGCATCGGCATGAACGCCTCCATGCTCATCGACCGCATCTCGCGCATCACGCTGCCCGAGATGATCCAGGCCGGCGACACCCTGCGCACGCGAGTGACGATGCAGTACGGTCTGGCGGATGTCAAGGTCGATCACGTCGGCCTCTCCAACGACTTCGAAATCAAGACGCCCAGCGCTACGCTGGCCGTCAAAGGCACCGGCTGGCGCATCGTGTGGGACGGCATCGACGGCTTCCGTGCCTTCGGCGTGCCGACGAATCGCATCCGCGCCATCGAGATCGAGTACATCAACTCGATCAAGGTCGCGTTGACTGCCGACGACGCCTCGAGCGGGCAGCACCAACTCCCCTCGCTCAACGCATTCGCGCACACCTACTTCCTGCCCCTCGCGGGCGCCGTGTCGCCCGAGGAAGTGCCGTTCCTCACCATGGTCGTCTCGCACGGGCAGCATCTCATCCGCGATCTCGGTCTCGATGAGTCGTTCGGCCGCGAGGGCTTCGAAGGAACCCTGCAGGAATTCACCGAGCAAGGCCGCGGCGGCGGCTCCGGCTGCGGCTGCCAATTCGAAGGCAACTGA
- a CDS encoding DUF3466 family protein — translation MLLNQNIKACVVLLFACAAQAVAQDYRYAVFELPSLTTQEQWAGTGGINSIGDVVGFTLVDANYIHAVLWPHDGGVVDLGTLGGDYSAAASINDRGEIVGWAGFRPGSGIYVRHAFLWRDGEMSDLGTLGGESSVATGVNAMGQIVGESEYEFGNYSNVGFVWQAGQMQVLDDPWPDRNSSDVWGVNDRGQIVGAGLSIEGTKRAMLWINEQPIDLGALTGFGSSAYAINDAGDVVGLSEAANGAPHAVKWTDQQIIDIHTPSIGLNSSARGINNLGQVVGDNHNVIRPRAFILNPGEDMIFLDDLVPPRLRIRWRITRVNDINDFGQIPATADVPSNPADTWALLLTPVNPTMSLQSPVPGSAGTTNRLRATGATPGSRVYFCYSRRGGGTRIPGCDLQQNALQLDSPTIIGSAIADANGVAAITRTVPLIARGQTILFQAVVQNECAISQLVVWEFQ, via the coding sequence ATGCTTCTCAATCAGAACATCAAAGCGTGTGTCGTACTGCTCTTCGCCTGCGCGGCTCAGGCTGTCGCCCAGGACTACCGGTACGCCGTGTTCGAACTCCCAAGTCTGACGACGCAGGAGCAGTGGGCGGGGACCGGCGGCATTAACTCTATTGGGGATGTGGTCGGCTTCACCTTAGTCGATGCGAACTACATTCATGCTGTTCTCTGGCCGCATGACGGTGGGGTGGTCGATCTCGGCACTCTCGGCGGCGACTACAGCGCAGCCGCATCGATAAACGACCGCGGCGAGATCGTCGGCTGGGCCGGCTTTCGTCCGGGAAGCGGCATCTACGTTCGCCACGCGTTCCTATGGCGGGACGGTGAGATGAGCGATCTTGGGACGCTCGGTGGTGAGAGCAGCGTGGCGACGGGCGTAAACGCCATGGGACAGATCGTGGGGGAATCTGAATACGAGTTCGGCAACTACTCAAACGTCGGCTTTGTCTGGCAAGCCGGTCAAATGCAGGTGTTGGATGACCCCTGGCCAGACCGCAATTCCTCCGACGTTTGGGGCGTCAATGATCGCGGTCAGATTGTGGGCGCGGGACTGAGTATTGAGGGTACCAAGCGCGCGATGCTCTGGATCAATGAGCAGCCCATCGATCTCGGTGCTCTCACCGGATTCGGAAGCAGCGCGTATGCGATCAACGATGCTGGCGACGTCGTCGGCCTTTCAGAAGCCGCAAATGGCGCCCCGCACGCGGTGAAATGGACCGATCAGCAGATCATCGACATCCACACGCCGTCGATCGGCCTGAACAGTTCCGCGCGCGGGATCAACAACCTGGGCCAGGTTGTAGGCGACAACCACAACGTGATTCGCCCACGCGCGTTCATTCTGAATCCAGGTGAGGACATGATCTTCCTGGATGATCTTGTTCCTCCGAGGCTGCGCATACGCTGGCGCATCACGCGCGTAAATGACATCAACGACTTCGGGCAGATCCCGGCGACCGCAGACGTGCCGTCCAATCCTGCTGACACGTGGGCTCTGCTGCTTACGCCGGTCAACCCGACGATGTCACTCCAGAGCCCCGTACCGGGCAGCGCCGGAACAACTAACCGGCTGCGCGCGACGGGTGCCACGCCCGGCTCGCGCGTCTACTTCTGCTACTCCCGTCGCGGCGGCGGGACTCGCATCCCCGGCTGCGATCTCCAGCAGAACGCGCTGCAATTGGATAGCCCGACCATCATCGGCAGCGCCATCGCCGACGCCAACGGCGTGGCCGCCATCACCCGCACCGTCCCCCTCATCGCCCGCGGCCAGACCATCCTCTTCCAGGCCGTGGTTCAGAACGAGTGCGCGATCAGTCAGTTGGTCGTGTGGGAGTTCCAATAG
- a CDS encoding manganese/iron ABC transporter ATP-binding protein: MALNSADRDIQVDLSVRDVTVAYNNGHVALRDATFSLSPGTICGLVGVNGSGKSTLFKAIMGFVRPVRGSVSIGPLSVREAHRRNLVAYVPQSEEVDWAFPVSVWDVVLMGRYGHMNMMRIARRADREIAMASLERVGMAEFRHRQIGELSGGQKKRVFLARALAQQGRIVLLDEPFTGVDVRTEAAIVDLLRELRAQGHIVFVSTHDLGSVPEFCDRVVIINRTVLAAGPMETTFTEQNLALAFGGALRNLRFDHTDVPGVLANELRVLTDDEAALVFDESGRPARQMMSQAADGAEATDAAEPAEQRP, translated from the coding sequence ATGGCACTGAACAGCGCTGATCGCGATATCCAGGTCGACCTGAGCGTGCGTGACGTGACCGTGGCGTACAACAACGGGCACGTGGCGCTGCGCGATGCGACGTTCTCCCTTTCGCCGGGCACGATCTGCGGGCTGGTGGGCGTCAACGGCAGCGGCAAGTCCACGCTCTTCAAGGCCATCATGGGTTTCGTGCGGCCGGTGCGCGGCAGCGTGAGCATTGGCCCCCTGAGCGTGCGCGAAGCGCATCGGCGCAACCTCGTCGCGTACGTGCCGCAATCCGAGGAAGTGGACTGGGCCTTTCCGGTGAGCGTGTGGGACGTCGTGCTCATGGGCCGCTACGGCCACATGAACATGATGCGCATCGCGCGGCGGGCGGATCGCGAGATCGCCATGGCGAGCCTCGAGCGCGTCGGCATGGCGGAGTTCCGTCACCGGCAGATCGGCGAACTCTCGGGCGGCCAGAAGAAGCGAGTCTTTCTCGCGCGGGCCCTGGCGCAGCAGGGGCGCATCGTGCTGCTTGACGAGCCGTTTACGGGCGTCGATGTCCGCACGGAGGCCGCGATCGTCGATCTGCTTCGCGAACTGCGGGCCCAGGGGCACATCGTCTTCGTCTCGACGCATGACCTCGGCTCGGTCCCCGAGTTCTGCGACCGGGTCGTGATCATCAACCGCACGGTGCTGGCTGCGGGACCGATGGAGACGACGTTCACGGAGCAGAACCTCGCGCTCGCTTTCGGCGGGGCGCTGCGCAACCTTCGCTTCGATCACACCGATGTGCCCGGCGTGCTGGCCAATGAACTGCGCGTGCTGACCGATGATGAAGCGGCGCTGGTCTTTGACGAAAGCGGTCGACCGGCGCGGCAGATGATGTCGCAAGCCGCCGATGGCGCCGAGGCGACTGACGCGGCTGAACCGGCGGAGCAGCGGCCATGA